From Rhodococcus sp. B7740, one genomic window encodes:
- a CDS encoding ABC transporter permease, with amino-acid sequence MSNVLLDSAIITKRNLIKLKRVPDLLFFATLSPIMFVLLFAYVFGSAIEVPGIDYKSFLMGGIFVQTMIFGASITGSSLAEDLQKGVMDRFRSLPMARSAVVIGRTAADVGNNIVTITIMSITGLIVGWRITSSFFDALLGYVLLLLFAYSISWVMALVGLIVRSPEIFNNASFIVIFPLTFIANTFVPIDNFPSVLKTIAEWNPISSVTLAVREQFGNTNPMAPPPEVWPLQNPVLYTLIWVVLMLVVFVPLSVRKYQKTMTA; translated from the coding sequence ATGAGCAACGTCCTTCTGGATTCCGCGATCATCACCAAGCGAAATCTGATCAAGCTCAAGCGAGTTCCCGATCTGCTGTTCTTCGCCACGCTCTCCCCGATCATGTTCGTCCTGCTGTTCGCCTATGTCTTCGGCAGCGCGATCGAGGTACCCGGCATCGACTACAAGAGTTTCCTGATGGGCGGCATCTTCGTGCAGACGATGATCTTCGGTGCCTCCATCACCGGGTCTTCGCTGGCCGAGGATCTGCAGAAGGGCGTGATGGATCGGTTCCGGTCGTTGCCGATGGCACGTTCGGCCGTCGTCATCGGGCGCACCGCCGCCGATGTCGGAAACAACATCGTCACCATCACGATCATGTCGATCACCGGCCTGATCGTGGGTTGGCGAATCACGTCGTCGTTCTTCGACGCTCTGCTCGGGTACGTGCTGCTGCTGCTGTTCGCCTATTCGATCTCGTGGGTGATGGCGCTGGTGGGCTTGATCGTGCGCTCGCCGGAGATCTTCAACAACGCGTCGTTCATCGTGATCTTTCCGTTGACGTTCATCGCCAACACCTTCGTCCCGATCGACAACTTCCCCAGCGTGCTCAAGACGATCGCCGAGTGGAATCCGATCTCGTCGGTGACGCTGGCGGTGCGAGAGCAGTTCGGCAACACCAACCCGATGGCGCCGCCGCCGGAGGTCTGGCCACTGCAGAACCCCGTGCTCTACACCCTCATCTGGGTGGTGTTGATGCTCGTGGTGTTCGTGCCGCTGTCGGTACGCAAGTACCAGAAGACGATGACCGCCTGA
- the greA gene encoding transcription elongation factor GreA, with the protein MTETQVTWLTQESHDRLKSELDQLISNRPVIAAEINERREEGDLKENGGYHAAREEQGQQEARIRQLQELLNNAKVGEAPTQSGVALPGSVVKVYYDGDESDTETFLIATREEGARDNKLEVYSPASPLGGSLIDAKVGDTREYTLPNGKTMKVTLVSAEPYHT; encoded by the coding sequence ATGACCGAGACCCAGGTGACCTGGCTTACCCAGGAATCACACGACAGGCTCAAGAGCGAACTCGACCAGCTCATTTCCAATCGCCCCGTCATCGCCGCCGAGATCAACGAGCGTCGCGAAGAGGGCGATCTGAAGGAGAACGGCGGCTACCACGCTGCGCGTGAGGAGCAGGGCCAGCAGGAAGCACGTATCCGCCAGCTGCAGGAGCTGCTCAACAACGCGAAGGTCGGCGAGGCACCCACTCAGTCCGGTGTCGCACTGCCCGGGTCCGTCGTCAAGGTCTACTACGACGGCGACGAGTCCGACACGGAGACGTTCCTGATCGCCACTCGCGAAGAGGGTGCCCGCGACAACAAGCTCGAGGTGTACTCCCCCGCGTCACCGCTGGGCGGATCGCTCATCGACGCCAAGGTCGGCGACACCCGCGAGTACACACTGCCCAACGGCAAGACCATGAAGGTCACGCTCGTCAGCGCGGAGCCGTACCACACGTAA
- a CDS encoding arabinosyltransferase domain-containing protein, translated as MARLVAIVSAVLGILLTIAIPLLPIEQQQSSLTWPQSETIGSVEAPLVGYTPIGVDATIPCAAVEQLPGGGLLLSTSPKGSPDAYRYGLVAEVTGGEASQLKVTLRDSVLLEKPVSELTDCALTITSNGTATTVGLTDAETTTREGDVRPQLVGVFSDLRGTVDGLTLTAQLDSRFSSTPSALKWFAMIVGVLATGISLVALHRLDLSDGRRARRFLPRRWWTFGVADGVVIGTLLVWHLIGANTSDDGYQLGMARTADHAGYMANYFRYFGVPETPFGTPLYDMFTLLSHVSTASVWMRLPTLICAVVAWLVISREVIPRLGAAARASKTALWTGGLVMLAFWLPYNNGLRPEPFVALGVLLTWCSVERSIATRRLLPAAAAILIAALTVTCGPSGFICFAPLIAGARPVLQIVVARARDLGYRTPGSTTLGAVTLLAPLVASGTVVLVFAFGNQTVAGMLEMQRVHNAAGPSQAWFDEYLRYQWLMNLDIDGSLARRFGVFVMIVSLIAVVVAMLRKGGKIPGTATGPARRIVGITVGAMALMMITPTKWTHHFGVFAGLAASVAVLAAVATGAAVLRSRRNRLLFAAAVSFLLAVAFTGTNGYWYVSAWGVPFWDKPILVAGLGISTMFLGLTLLLLLAAVWFHLRAPYVRTDTPMARWWSVPPIAVAAALMVLLAVASMAKGAVAQWPSYSIAKSNLSALAGNTCGLANDVLLETDPNADVLQPVSGDAFAALGAENDGFTPNGVAGDLTADKEASASGTSNTVDTEEQQQPASTTGAGTGGSALPYGLDPESVPVLGSFGSDTPATLTTGWYALPADPGDLISIAAAGRIRSVDSDGIVTYGQSLELEYGVDGQAQGRVTPIDIGPTPSWRNLRVPMDRIPAGTNMIRLVLSDTDRDPDQWLAITPPRVPRTQTLNEVVGRDAPVMLDWEVGFNFPCQHPFDHRLGVAEIPQYRVLPDRSGAVITNAWQDHFGGGPLGWIDIVASARTIPSYLSGDWDRDWGSIEQYTPYDEAAQAAQITAEEVQRSGLWTPGPIKTG; from the coding sequence ATGGCTCGGCTCGTCGCGATCGTCTCCGCTGTCCTGGGAATCCTGTTGACGATCGCGATACCGCTGCTGCCGATCGAGCAACAGCAGTCCTCCCTGACCTGGCCGCAGAGTGAGACGATCGGCAGCGTCGAAGCTCCGCTCGTCGGCTACACCCCCATCGGCGTCGACGCGACGATTCCGTGTGCTGCCGTCGAACAGTTGCCCGGCGGCGGTCTGTTGTTGTCGACCTCGCCCAAGGGATCGCCCGACGCCTATCGCTACGGTCTCGTTGCCGAGGTGACGGGCGGTGAGGCATCGCAACTGAAGGTGACGTTGCGTGATTCGGTCCTCCTCGAGAAGCCGGTCTCCGAACTGACCGACTGCGCGTTGACGATCACCTCGAACGGTACGGCGACCACGGTCGGGCTGACCGACGCCGAGACCACCACTCGCGAGGGCGATGTTCGGCCGCAGCTGGTCGGAGTCTTCAGCGATCTTCGAGGCACCGTCGACGGCCTCACGCTGACAGCCCAGCTCGACAGTCGATTCTCGTCGACCCCGAGCGCGCTGAAGTGGTTCGCGATGATCGTCGGTGTGCTCGCCACGGGCATCTCTCTGGTGGCGCTGCACCGCCTCGACCTGTCCGACGGCAGGCGCGCCCGACGCTTCCTCCCTCGTCGATGGTGGACGTTCGGCGTGGCCGACGGCGTGGTGATCGGGACCCTGCTGGTGTGGCACCTCATCGGTGCGAACACCTCCGACGACGGTTACCAGCTGGGCATGGCGCGCACGGCCGATCACGCCGGGTACATGGCCAACTACTTTCGCTACTTCGGCGTTCCCGAGACACCTTTCGGCACACCGCTGTACGACATGTTCACCCTCCTCTCGCACGTCTCGACGGCCAGCGTGTGGATGCGGTTGCCGACGCTGATCTGCGCTGTCGTGGCATGGCTCGTCATCAGCCGTGAGGTGATCCCGCGGCTCGGTGCGGCCGCTCGCGCGTCCAAGACGGCGCTGTGGACCGGCGGTCTGGTGATGCTCGCGTTCTGGCTGCCGTACAACAACGGCTTGCGCCCTGAGCCGTTCGTGGCGCTCGGAGTGTTGCTGACGTGGTGCTCGGTGGAGCGCTCGATCGCCACCCGCAGGTTGCTGCCCGCAGCCGCGGCGATTCTGATCGCGGCGTTGACGGTCACGTGCGGACCCTCCGGATTCATCTGCTTCGCGCCGTTGATCGCCGGGGCTCGGCCGGTGTTGCAGATCGTCGTCGCCCGCGCGCGTGACTTGGGTTATCGAACACCGGGCAGCACGACACTGGGAGCGGTGACGCTGCTCGCCCCGCTGGTCGCGTCGGGCACGGTTGTATTGGTGTTCGCGTTCGGCAACCAGACCGTGGCGGGCATGCTCGAGATGCAGCGTGTGCACAACGCGGCCGGTCCGAGCCAGGCCTGGTTCGACGAGTACCTGCGCTACCAGTGGCTGATGAACCTGGACATCGACGGCTCGCTCGCGCGTCGCTTCGGGGTGTTCGTCATGATCGTCTCGCTGATCGCAGTGGTCGTGGCGATGCTGCGCAAGGGCGGCAAGATCCCCGGTACCGCAACGGGTCCGGCACGGCGGATCGTCGGCATCACCGTCGGCGCGATGGCCCTGATGATGATCACCCCCACCAAGTGGACCCACCACTTCGGTGTCTTCGCCGGACTCGCCGCATCGGTTGCAGTACTGGCAGCGGTGGCGACCGGTGCCGCGGTGCTGCGCTCGCGACGCAACCGACTCCTGTTCGCTGCTGCGGTCTCGTTTCTGCTGGCCGTCGCGTTCACCGGAACCAACGGCTACTGGTACGTATCGGCGTGGGGAGTTCCGTTCTGGGACAAGCCGATCCTCGTTGCCGGCCTGGGCATCTCGACCATGTTCCTCGGCCTGACCCTGCTGCTGTTGCTCGCAGCGGTCTGGTTCCATCTTCGTGCGCCCTATGTGCGCACCGACACTCCGATGGCACGTTGGTGGTCGGTGCCGCCGATCGCGGTGGCGGCCGCTCTGATGGTGCTGCTGGCCGTGGCATCGATGGCCAAAGGCGCGGTGGCGCAATGGCCGTCGTACTCGATCGCGAAGTCGAACCTCTCCGCGCTGGCCGGGAACACGTGCGGTCTCGCCAACGACGTACTGCTCGAAACCGACCCCAATGCCGATGTGCTGCAACCGGTGAGCGGCGACGCATTCGCCGCGCTGGGTGCCGAGAACGACGGATTCACCCCGAACGGCGTTGCGGGTGATCTGACGGCCGACAAGGAGGCGTCGGCATCGGGTACCTCGAACACCGTCGACACCGAGGAGCAACAGCAGCCGGCGTCGACCACCGGTGCCGGAACCGGTGGCAGCGCACTGCCGTACGGCCTCGATCCGGAGTCCGTGCCGGTGCTCGGCTCGTTCGGGTCCGACACCCCCGCCACACTGACGACCGGCTGGTACGCGTTGCCTGCCGATCCGGGCGACCTGATCTCCATCGCCGCTGCCGGACGCATCCGCTCGGTGGACTCCGACGGCATCGTCACCTACGGGCAGAGCCTCGAACTCGAGTACGGAGTGGACGGGCAGGCGCAGGGGCGGGTGACGCCCATCGACATCGGTCCGACGCCGTCCTGGCGCAACCTGCGTGTACCCATGGATCGGATTCCGGCCGGCACCAACATGATTCGCCTGGTGCTCTCCGACACCGATCGCGATCCCGACCAGTGGTTGGCGATCACGCCGCCCCGAGTTCCGCGTACTCAGACGCTGAACGAGGTCGTCGGCCGTGACGCTCCGGTGATGCTCGACTGGGAGGTCGGGTTCAACTTCCCGTGCCAGCATCCGTTCGACCATCGCCTCGGGGTTGCCGAAATTCCGCAGTACCGGGTACTGCCGGACCGCAGCGGTGCCGTCATCACCAACGCATGGCAGGACCACTTCGGCGGCGGGCCGCTCGGGTGGATCGACATCGTTGCCTCCGCCCGCACCATCCCGTCGTATCTGTCCGGCGACTGGGACCGCGACTGGGGGTCGATCGAGCAGTACACCCCGTACGACGAAGCGGCGCAGGCGGCGCAGATCACAGCAGAAGAGGTGCAGCGTTCGGGTCTGTGGACGCCCGGTCCGATCAAGACCGGTTAA
- the mca gene encoding mycothiol conjugate amidase Mca — protein sequence MSGLRLMAVHAHPDDESSKGAATTARYAAEGHEVLVVTLTGGERGDILNPAMDIPGVHERIRDVRREEMAEAARILGVRQTWLGFEDSGLPEGDPLPPLPDGCFALVPLEVSTEALVKVVREFKPHVITTYDERGGYPHPDHIRCHEVSMAAWEASGDPERFPDAGEPWTPLKLYYSHGFIRKRMQLFHDWFIDRGEESPFVDWLKRWDGQRDEIMGRITTQVTVGDWFEQRDDALRAHATQIDPNGSFFAVPLDVQRKLWPTEEFELARTRVTTSLPETDLFAGIEETTE from the coding sequence GTGTCCGGACTGCGGCTCATGGCAGTGCATGCCCATCCCGACGACGAGTCCAGCAAAGGTGCTGCGACAACGGCTCGCTACGCGGCCGAAGGGCACGAGGTTCTGGTCGTCACGCTCACCGGCGGCGAGCGGGGCGACATCCTCAATCCGGCGATGGACATACCGGGTGTGCACGAGCGCATCCGGGACGTTCGACGCGAGGAGATGGCGGAGGCCGCCCGCATCCTGGGCGTCCGCCAGACGTGGCTCGGCTTCGAGGACTCCGGGTTGCCCGAGGGCGATCCTCTACCGCCTCTCCCCGATGGCTGTTTCGCGCTGGTCCCGTTGGAGGTCTCCACCGAGGCGTTGGTGAAGGTGGTGCGCGAGTTCAAGCCGCACGTCATCACCACCTACGACGAGCGCGGCGGTTACCCGCATCCCGACCACATCCGCTGCCACGAGGTCTCGATGGCCGCATGGGAGGCCTCGGGCGATCCCGAACGCTTCCCCGACGCCGGTGAGCCCTGGACTCCGCTCAAGCTCTACTACTCGCACGGGTTCATCCGTAAGCGCATGCAGCTCTTCCACGATTGGTTCATCGATCGCGGTGAGGAGAGCCCGTTCGTCGACTGGCTCAAGCGTTGGGACGGCCAGCGGGACGAGATCATGGGTCGCATCACCACGCAGGTCACCGTCGGGGACTGGTTCGAGCAACGCGACGACGCACTGCGCGCACACGCGACGCAGATCGACCCCAACGGGTCGTTCTTCGCCGTGCCGCTGGACGTGCAGCGCAAGCTGTGGCCCACCGAGGAGTTCGAGTTGGCTCGCACTCGGGTCACGACGTCGCTGCCCGAGACGGACCTGTTCGCCGGAATAGAAGAGACCACCGAATGA
- a CDS encoding daunorubicin resistance protein DrrA family ABC transporter ATP-binding protein: protein MANAIEVEDLVLRYGKNVALDGIDFTVPEGTVLGVLGPNGAGKTTAVRILATLLQATSGSARIFGLDVHSQANEVRSTIGLTGQFAAVDEYLTGYENLEMVGRLFGLRKAEARKRADELLVRFDLEYARDRTAKQYSGGMRRRLDIAASLIGRPRVVFLDEPTTGLDPRSRITMWEFIADLVRDGTTILLTTQYLEEADRLADSIIVLNKGKIIARGTADELKAQTGGERVEFVLTDRSQADRAMQILAPIGVEPPTLDDQVGRIVMPVNGGSKDLSTALVELEANGIEVVDVGLRRPNLDDVFLSLTGQTTGEPETAEEEK from the coding sequence ATGGCGAACGCTATAGAAGTAGAGGACCTCGTACTTCGGTACGGCAAGAACGTCGCGCTCGACGGGATCGATTTCACCGTTCCGGAGGGCACGGTGCTCGGTGTGCTCGGCCCCAACGGTGCCGGAAAGACCACGGCGGTCCGTATTCTCGCCACCCTGCTGCAGGCGACATCGGGCTCGGCCAGAATCTTCGGACTCGACGTGCATTCGCAGGCGAACGAGGTGCGGAGCACGATCGGACTGACCGGCCAGTTCGCGGCCGTGGACGAGTACCTGACCGGGTACGAGAACCTCGAGATGGTCGGCCGACTGTTCGGCCTCCGCAAGGCCGAAGCCAGGAAGCGCGCCGACGAGTTGCTCGTGCGTTTCGACCTCGAGTACGCCCGTGACCGCACCGCCAAGCAGTACTCGGGAGGTATGCGTCGGCGACTCGACATCGCGGCCAGCCTGATCGGGCGACCACGAGTGGTGTTCCTCGACGAACCCACCACCGGACTCGATCCGCGCAGCCGGATCACCATGTGGGAGTTCATCGCAGATCTCGTCCGTGACGGAACCACCATTCTGTTGACCACCCAGTACCTCGAAGAGGCCGACCGGCTGGCCGATTCGATCATCGTGTTGAACAAGGGCAAGATCATCGCCCGCGGCACAGCGGACGAGCTCAAGGCGCAAACGGGCGGCGAGCGAGTCGAATTCGTGCTCACCGATCGATCTCAGGCCGATCGCGCGATGCAGATCCTGGCCCCGATCGGCGTCGAGCCGCCCACTCTCGACGATCAGGTCGGCCGGATCGTCATGCCCGTCAACGGGGGATCGAAGGACCTGTCGACCGCACTGGTCGAGCTCGAAGCGAACGGAATCGAGGTCGTCGACGTCGGTCTGCGACGGCCGAATCTCGACGATGTGTTCCTGAGTCTGACCGGTCAGACCACCGGCGAGCCCGAGACGGCGGAGGAAGAGAAATGA
- a CDS encoding DUF4307 domain-containing protein gives MTNALPAGRYPSGSGPSGVRQAPKRATKIALVALVLLVGTGVAYYAYSKFSVKPIEGSQLSFDIVDEQTMSIRFSVTRQDPEQPAVCIVRARSRDGSETGRREVYIPPESASTTVEMTTEVTTSAAPAVGDVYGCSLDVPEYLRAR, from the coding sequence ATGACCAACGCACTTCCCGCAGGTAGATACCCGTCGGGTTCCGGTCCGAGCGGCGTTCGGCAGGCCCCGAAACGTGCGACGAAGATCGCACTCGTGGCGTTGGTCCTGCTGGTCGGAACGGGTGTGGCCTACTACGCGTACAGCAAGTTCTCGGTCAAACCCATCGAGGGCAGTCAGCTCTCGTTCGACATCGTCGACGAGCAGACGATGTCGATCAGGTTCAGCGTCACCCGGCAGGATCCCGAGCAACCGGCCGTGTGCATCGTCCGCGCCCGATCGCGCGACGGCTCCGAGACCGGCAGACGTGAGGTGTACATCCCGCCGGAGTCGGCGTCGACCACCGTGGAGATGACCACCGAGGTGACGACGTCGGCCGCACCCGCCGTCGGCGACGTCTACGGCTGCAGCCTCGATGTTCCCGAATATTTACGAGCCCGATAG
- a CDS encoding thioredoxin domain-containing protein — translation MLDANALGESTSPYLRQHADNPVHWQQWGPQALQSARDRDVPILLSIGYSACHWCHVMAHESFEDEATAASMNEHFVCIKVDREERPDLDSVYMNATVAMTGQGGWPMTCFLTPDTEPFYCGTYFPPAPRQGMPSFQQLLTAIADTWSTRRQEVFDASADIVTELRKHSAGVPAGGRPIDADALAASVSAICADEDTTYGGFGRAPKFPPGALLEGLLRHYERTGDTGVLGVVRRTASAMARGGIYDQLGGGFARYSVDAEWVVPHFEKMLYDNALLLRFYAHAARVDDDALARRVASDTAEFMLRELRTDNGCFASALDADTEGIEGLTYTWTPEQLTETLGFEDGVWAAGLFAVNSAGTFEAGMSVLQLPAEPEDYDRFARVRGALSAARATRPQPGRDDKVVTAWNGLAITALVEAGTGLGQPRWVDAAVECGEQLFAGHVESGRVRRASLGGAVGEATGVLEDYACLAVAAAALFQATGDSVWSERMTSIIDAAIEHFADPDDVGGWFDTADDAETLVTRPRDPIDGATPSGASTMAEALLTAAALVDHSSSARYAELAAASLARSASILERAPRSGGHWLAVAEASVRGPIQIAVSTAPGGDLLSAVRALAPGGSVVVAGVTDSSALLTDRPPVDGLETAYVCRGFVCDRPVTSAEDLPFALQR, via the coding sequence ATGCTCGACGCCAATGCCCTCGGTGAGTCCACCAGCCCGTATCTGAGGCAGCACGCGGACAACCCGGTGCACTGGCAGCAATGGGGACCGCAGGCTCTGCAGTCCGCCCGTGATCGCGATGTTCCCATCCTGCTGTCGATCGGATACTCGGCGTGCCACTGGTGCCACGTCATGGCTCACGAGTCGTTCGAGGACGAGGCGACCGCGGCATCGATGAACGAGCATTTCGTGTGCATCAAGGTCGATCGCGAAGAACGACCCGACCTCGACTCGGTGTACATGAACGCCACCGTCGCGATGACCGGCCAAGGGGGGTGGCCGATGACGTGTTTCCTGACCCCCGACACCGAGCCGTTCTACTGCGGAACGTACTTCCCGCCGGCCCCGCGTCAGGGAATGCCGTCGTTCCAGCAGTTGCTCACCGCAATCGCCGACACCTGGTCGACGCGGCGACAGGAAGTGTTCGACGCCTCCGCCGACATCGTCACCGAACTGCGCAAACACAGCGCAGGCGTGCCCGCGGGCGGACGCCCGATCGACGCCGATGCTCTGGCGGCCTCGGTCTCGGCGATCTGCGCGGACGAGGACACCACCTACGGCGGCTTCGGCCGGGCACCGAAGTTCCCACCCGGCGCGCTGCTCGAAGGTCTGCTCCGGCACTACGAGCGCACCGGCGACACCGGGGTCCTCGGCGTCGTTCGCCGTACCGCGTCGGCCATGGCACGCGGTGGCATCTACGACCAGCTGGGCGGGGGATTCGCGCGCTACTCCGTCGATGCCGAGTGGGTCGTCCCGCACTTCGAGAAGATGCTCTACGACAACGCGCTGCTGTTGCGGTTCTACGCGCACGCGGCCAGGGTCGACGACGATGCGCTCGCCCGGCGGGTGGCGTCGGACACTGCGGAGTTCATGCTCCGTGAACTACGCACGGACAACGGTTGTTTCGCGTCGGCCCTCGATGCCGACACCGAAGGCATAGAGGGTCTGACCTACACGTGGACCCCGGAGCAACTGACCGAGACCCTCGGTTTCGAGGACGGCGTCTGGGCAGCGGGGTTGTTCGCGGTGAATTCGGCAGGCACGTTCGAGGCAGGCATGTCGGTACTGCAGCTGCCCGCCGAACCCGAGGACTACGACCGGTTCGCCCGGGTGCGCGGAGCACTGTCGGCCGCTCGCGCGACTCGGCCGCAACCCGGCCGCGACGACAAGGTCGTCACCGCGTGGAACGGGTTGGCGATCACCGCGCTGGTCGAGGCCGGAACCGGGCTGGGGCAGCCGCGTTGGGTCGACGCGGCAGTCGAGTGCGGCGAGCAGCTATTCGCCGGCCATGTCGAGTCCGGGCGGGTCCGCCGTGCCTCTCTCGGCGGAGCGGTGGGTGAGGCTACCGGTGTGCTCGAGGACTACGCGTGTCTCGCGGTCGCCGCGGCGGCGCTGTTCCAGGCCACCGGAGATTCGGTCTGGTCCGAGCGCATGACGTCGATCATCGACGCCGCGATCGAGCACTTCGCCGACCCCGACGACGTGGGCGGCTGGTTCGACACCGCCGACGACGCCGAGACTCTCGTGACCCGGCCTCGTGACCCGATCGACGGGGCCACCCCGTCGGGAGCATCCACGATGGCCGAGGCACTGCTCACCGCAGCTGCATTGGTCGATCACAGCTCCTCTGCGCGTTACGCCGAACTGGCGGCTGCCTCGCTGGCACGATCGGCGTCGATTCTCGAACGAGCGCCCAGGTCCGGCGGGCACTGGCTGGCGGTCGCAGAAGCGTCCGTTCGTGGCCCGATCCAGATTGCGGTGTCGACGGCACCCGGCGGTGATCTGCTCTCGGCCGTGCGGGCGCTGGCTCCTGGCGGTTCGGTCGTGGTGGCAGGCGTGACGGATTCGTCGGCGCTGCTGACCGACCGTCCACCCGTCGACGGCCTCGAAACGGCGTACGTGTGTCGTGGCTTCGTGTGCGACCGTCCTGTGACGTCTGCCGAAGATTTGCCGTTCGCACTGCAGAGGTGA
- a CDS encoding sensor domain-containing diguanylate cyclase, with the protein MNEGVMRAGTVYEAVTDEQRAAVAEFVAAVPMAAMVHSMQYEVVGANILCEGVLGCAVDDMVGRPVADFVPLGDRASATRIAVELEHRYPDAGSADQGRPIGALRRVRRGDGEVVSCWMHVGIAKIAGRRFIVALLDLVNPVADDTVRWRDRAERDELTGLLRRGPLLAHVDEWIAGDLPVALAFVDVDRLKSINDVHGHAAGDAILEAAGRRLHQWSPRGSVVGRYAGDEFVFAVSFDGAKGTDSAHIADSVRSAICGEPVPFGSNLLGVSVSVGVAVREPGESRDRLIQRADALMYRDKAARSS; encoded by the coding sequence ATGAATGAGGGTGTGATGCGTGCGGGCACCGTGTACGAGGCAGTGACCGACGAACAACGCGCTGCTGTCGCCGAGTTCGTGGCCGCGGTTCCGATGGCGGCCATGGTGCATTCGATGCAGTACGAGGTCGTCGGTGCAAACATCCTGTGCGAGGGTGTGCTCGGGTGCGCGGTGGACGACATGGTCGGTCGACCCGTTGCGGATTTCGTGCCGCTCGGCGATCGCGCGTCCGCGACGCGCATCGCGGTCGAACTCGAGCACCGGTATCCCGATGCGGGCTCCGCCGATCAGGGTCGACCGATCGGAGCGCTGCGTCGAGTGCGCCGCGGCGACGGGGAGGTCGTCTCCTGCTGGATGCATGTCGGAATCGCGAAGATCGCCGGGCGTCGGTTCATCGTTGCACTGCTGGATCTGGTCAATCCGGTCGCGGACGACACCGTTCGTTGGCGCGATCGCGCCGAGCGCGACGAGTTGACCGGATTGCTGCGACGTGGGCCCTTGCTCGCCCACGTCGACGAATGGATCGCCGGAGATCTGCCGGTCGCTCTGGCATTCGTCGACGTCGACAGGCTGAAATCGATCAACGACGTGCACGGTCACGCTGCGGGCGACGCCATTCTGGAGGCAGCGGGACGTCGCCTGCACCAGTGGTCGCCGCGCGGGAGCGTCGTCGGTCGGTACGCGGGAGACGAGTTCGTGTTCGCCGTGTCGTTCGACGGGGCGAAGGGGACCGACAGCGCCCATATCGCGGATTCGGTGCGATCGGCGATCTGCGGAGAGCCGGTGCCGTTCGGATCGAATCTGCTCGGGGTGTCGGTGAGTGTCGGCGTTGCCGTGCGTGAGCCGGGGGAGTCGAGAGATCGACTGATTCAGCGCGCCGACGCACTGATGTATCGAGACAAGGCAGCTCGAAGCAGCTGA